One genomic window of Prochlorococcus sp. MIT 0801 includes the following:
- a CDS encoding WD40 repeat domain-containing protein, which produces MSGIEAFSPKGMLHESWSAQASDYAIVCGWALQGKTFLVGDVAGGLYAFEGISGKLIWQIKDIHKGGLLAMSIHPNGKTFATAGQDGHVNIWESQEGTSTKTIELGKGWVEHIKWSPDGKFLAVVFTKYVYVFDDQGQEHWRSEEHPSTVSAIAWSNSNELATACYGQVTFFDVVNDKINQKLEWRGSLVSMVLSPDGDIVACGSQDNSVHFWRRSTDQDSEMTGYPGKPSHLAFDQTGTVLATGGSDRVTVWSFQGDGPEGTVPGELMLHTEPISCLSFSHSGMLLASGARDGSVFSWFLQKDGQGDPVGGAFAGDLVSQIAWHPDDTALAAINANGGITVWEFKVRTKTSPQGIG; this is translated from the coding sequence ATGTCTGGTATAGAAGCATTTAGTCCAAAGGGAATGCTTCATGAAAGTTGGTCTGCTCAAGCTAGCGACTACGCGATTGTCTGCGGCTGGGCACTACAAGGTAAAACTTTTTTAGTAGGTGACGTCGCTGGTGGGCTTTATGCATTTGAGGGAATATCTGGAAAGCTCATTTGGCAAATAAAAGACATACATAAAGGCGGCTTACTCGCAATGTCTATACATCCAAATGGAAAGACTTTTGCAACTGCTGGCCAAGATGGACATGTAAATATATGGGAAAGCCAAGAGGGTACGTCAACTAAAACTATAGAACTTGGGAAAGGTTGGGTTGAGCACATCAAGTGGTCCCCAGACGGAAAATTTTTAGCTGTAGTTTTTACTAAATACGTCTATGTTTTTGATGATCAAGGTCAAGAACATTGGCGATCAGAGGAGCATCCCAGCACTGTCAGCGCGATTGCTTGGTCTAATTCAAATGAATTAGCAACAGCATGCTATGGCCAAGTAACTTTTTTTGATGTCGTAAACGACAAGATCAATCAAAAGTTGGAATGGAGAGGCTCACTAGTATCTATGGTGCTTAGTCCAGATGGTGACATAGTGGCATGCGGCAGCCAAGATAATTCTGTTCATTTCTGGCGTCGTTCAACTGATCAAGATTCAGAGATGACAGGCTACCCAGGTAAACCAAGCCACCTAGCTTTTGATCAAACCGGCACAGTCCTTGCTACTGGGGGTAGTGATCGAGTGACGGTTTGGAGTTTTCAAGGCGATGGTCCTGAGGGCACTGTACCAGGAGAGTTAATGCTTCATACGGAACCCATTTCATGCCTTTCTTTCTCACATAGCGGGATGCTTTTAGCTTCTGGCGCGAGAGATGGTTCAGTTTTTTCTTGGTTTCTCCAAAAAGATGGTCAGGGTGATCCAGTTGGTGGTGCATTTGCAGGTGACCTTGTAAGCCAAATCGCTTGGCATCCTGATGACACTGCCTTGGCTGCAATAAATGCAAACGGAGGAATTACGGTTTGGGAGTTTAAGGTTCGGACGAAAACCTCACCTCAAGGAATCGGATAA
- a CDS encoding metal ABC transporter solute-binding protein, Zn/Mn family has product MSNFSNQSKKAKPIINKTFLKSSLVAGAFLFSGINQSAQANSKPIVAVEPLVCDVVSAIAPPSTPVTCLIDRKQDVHDVKITPRQAQTLKSANQVFTLGSEMTPAMKKWLDNPLTVVVGVSAIEIDDHHDDHDDHSASKDDDHDDHSAAKHDDHDDHDDHSDSHGEGDFEWAGVFDLSAGTYKWSFAKVDGDYADPAMKMVILNSGDIEASEELAKELLGSKNSETKRNNDKLVAQEKAYFLSFNEKRDTTTFTVEIKKAGKYAFFTEHMPFEFEADEHFFKDISGDDVEPIAQVPDEGDHHHHHDHGGLDPHIWHDPHNIIKMGNVISKNINKKISFFDRETKKVLKERTEAVNSILEDLDLWTQKQVATIPTDRRTIVSKHKAMEYYGDAFGLKTLSLLDFLGDSSSLRPETISTVIAELKEENVNVLFAEQKPPSKLLKNLSRQTSTPIARNQIFVDGLMLEGNTVSVAVHNTCTIVDSLGGECDEKEGDELESKWNDLTNP; this is encoded by the coding sequence ATGTCGAATTTTTCTAATCAGTCCAAAAAGGCTAAACCCATAATCAATAAAACATTTCTCAAAAGTTCTCTTGTTGCTGGAGCATTTTTATTTTCTGGAATTAATCAAAGTGCACAGGCAAATTCAAAACCAATTGTTGCCGTAGAGCCATTAGTCTGCGATGTCGTTTCTGCGATTGCACCACCTTCAACACCTGTAACCTGCTTAATTGATAGAAAACAAGATGTTCATGATGTCAAAATCACTCCAAGGCAAGCTCAAACACTAAAGAGTGCAAACCAAGTATTTACTCTTGGTTCAGAGATGACCCCTGCAATGAAAAAATGGTTAGATAATCCTTTAACTGTTGTTGTCGGCGTAAGTGCAATAGAAATAGACGATCATCATGACGATCACGATGATCATTCAGCTTCTAAGGATGATGACCACGATGATCATTCAGCTGCTAAACATGACGATCATGATGACCATGATGATCATAGCGATAGCCACGGAGAAGGAGATTTTGAATGGGCTGGTGTTTTTGATCTTTCAGCAGGAACATACAAATGGTCTTTTGCCAAAGTTGATGGAGACTATGCTGATCCTGCAATGAAAATGGTTATTCTCAACTCTGGTGATATTGAAGCATCAGAAGAGCTTGCTAAAGAATTATTAGGTTCTAAGAATTCAGAAACCAAACGCAATAATGACAAACTTGTTGCGCAGGAAAAAGCTTATTTTCTTTCATTCAATGAAAAGAGAGATACCACAACATTTACTGTAGAAATCAAAAAAGCTGGTAAATATGCATTCTTTACTGAGCATATGCCTTTTGAATTTGAAGCCGACGAACATTTCTTTAAGGATATTTCAGGCGACGATGTTGAACCGATTGCTCAAGTCCCAGATGAAGGCGATCACCATCATCACCATGACCATGGTGGGCTAGATCCTCATATCTGGCATGACCCTCATAACATCATCAAGATGGGAAATGTCATTTCTAAAAATATCAATAAGAAAATTTCCTTCTTTGACAGAGAAACAAAAAAAGTTTTAAAAGAGAGGACTGAAGCCGTTAATTCTATTTTGGAAGATCTCGATTTATGGACTCAAAAACAAGTTGCCACAATTCCTACTGATCGAAGGACAATCGTTTCTAAGCACAAAGCGATGGAATATTACGGAGATGCATTTGGCTTGAAGACTTTGAGTCTATTAGATTTCCTTGGTGATTCTTCCAGCCTTAGACCAGAGACTATTTCAACGGTAATAGCTGAGTTGAAAGAAGAAAACGTGAACGTATTATTCGCTGAGCAAAAGCCTCCTTCCAAGCTATTGAAAAATCTGAGCAGACAAACTTCCACCCCTATTGCAAGAAATCAGATCTTTGTTGATGGTCTAATGCTAGAGGGGAATACTGTTTCAGTAGCAGTACACAACACATGTACAATTGTGGATTCACTTGGTGGAGAATGTGACGAGAAAGAGGGTGATGAACTTGAGAGTAAATGGAATGATTTAACTAACCCTTAA
- a CDS encoding GTP-binding protein: MSIKQKVPVTILTGFLGSGKTTLLNRILSEEHGKKIAVIENEYGEVGIDQGLVINADEEVFEMSNGCICCTVRGDLIRVLGNLMKRRDKFDYVLVETTGLADPGPVAQTFFMDDEIREEFSLDGIVTLVDAAHIEQQLGRSDESSEQVAFADVLVLNKTDLVSDESLDNLESRLRDMNRMARVIRSKQADVSIDTVLNLSAFDLDQVLQRRPTFLEPEYPFEWTGVFSLEKGRYELTLEEGPDPTMSLVQLLDQGKDETALNTGAESCVRLYAEQEQLINPGDLVPIGKHVSLQLQSEGTKSFFIDVDKARDIGLFTQHTAEEFNMKLTKVNTPSTDHIDNDQNISTISPIAERVWVAEHEHDDEVGSFAIERDGNVDPEKLNRWLSRLLSEKGVDIFRTKGFISYAGESKRIVFQGVHMLFTAQPDKEWGNEPRRNQLVFIGRNLDEVEMRKEFDKCLV; the protein is encoded by the coding sequence ATGAGCATTAAGCAAAAAGTACCGGTTACCATATTGACTGGTTTCCTAGGATCTGGAAAAACTACTCTACTTAATCGAATCTTGAGCGAAGAACACGGTAAAAAAATAGCTGTTATTGAAAATGAATATGGTGAAGTTGGTATTGATCAAGGATTAGTCATCAATGCTGATGAAGAGGTCTTCGAGATGTCGAATGGTTGCATTTGCTGCACCGTTCGGGGTGATCTTATTCGTGTACTTGGAAACCTCATGAAGAGGCGAGACAAATTTGACTATGTATTAGTTGAAACTACTGGCCTTGCTGATCCTGGTCCTGTCGCTCAGACATTCTTTATGGACGATGAAATCCGTGAGGAGTTTTCACTTGATGGAATAGTCACACTTGTTGATGCAGCCCATATAGAGCAACAACTTGGTCGAAGTGATGAGAGTTCGGAGCAAGTTGCCTTTGCTGACGTCCTTGTCCTAAATAAAACCGATCTAGTTTCAGATGAATCACTCGACAACTTAGAATCACGGCTACGCGATATGAATCGTATGGCTCGTGTCATACGCAGTAAACAAGCAGACGTCTCAATTGATACTGTGCTAAATCTAAGTGCTTTTGATTTAGATCAAGTACTTCAGCGTCGTCCAACTTTTCTTGAACCAGAATACCCATTTGAGTGGACAGGTGTTTTTTCACTTGAAAAAGGTCGCTATGAACTTACGCTCGAAGAAGGTCCAGACCCCACAATGTCTCTCGTCCAGTTATTAGATCAAGGTAAAGACGAGACAGCTCTTAACACAGGTGCTGAATCATGCGTGAGACTCTACGCAGAACAAGAACAACTTATAAATCCAGGGGATTTGGTTCCAATCGGCAAGCATGTGAGCCTTCAACTTCAATCCGAAGGGACTAAGTCCTTCTTCATAGATGTTGATAAGGCAAGGGATATAGGTCTATTCACGCAACATACAGCTGAAGAATTTAATATGAAATTAACGAAAGTAAATACTCCTTCTACAGACCATATAGATAATGATCAGAACATCTCTACAATTTCTCCAATAGCTGAGAGGGTTTGGGTAGCTGAACACGAACATGATGACGAAGTAGGTTCATTCGCTATCGAGCGAGACGGTAACGTAGATCCAGAAAAACTCAATAGATGGCTAAGTCGACTTTTGTCTGAGAAAGGTGTGGATATATTTCGCACTAAAGGTTTCATTAGTTATGCGGGTGAATCTAAGCGAATAGTTTTTCAAGGAGTACACATGCTCTTCACAGCACAACCTGATAAAGAATGGGGCAATGAACCTCGCCGTAACCAACTCGTCTTTATCGGTAGAAATCTTGATGAAGTAGAAATGAGAAAGGAGTTTGATAAATGTCTGGTATAG
- a CDS encoding ABC transporter ATP-binding protein, producing MSSLIAENVTYSYSSKIKPALSKVSLKLEQGTLTALVGPNGAGKSTLLSLLQGSSKPDQGEITVDGKPLRNNRSQVALMPQRGKLNWNFPITVEGLVSLGRVNHSKSTCCELEAALQRVGISHLAKRRLDSLSGGQQQRALLAKTLMNPAEIFLLDEPCAAFDPPAKEDFLLIIRQLADSGLTVFVSSHDWGTSLNAYDKVVVLDKIILASGNPEEVQEKLSSINYLRWKI from the coding sequence ATGTCTAGTTTGATTGCTGAAAATGTGACATATTCCTATTCGAGTAAAATCAAACCTGCTTTAAGCAAGGTTTCTCTTAAGCTTGAGCAAGGTACTTTGACTGCTCTTGTTGGTCCCAATGGTGCTGGTAAGTCCACATTATTAAGCTTGCTGCAAGGAAGTAGTAAGCCGGATCAAGGAGAAATTACTGTTGACGGAAAACCACTTAGAAATAATCGATCTCAAGTGGCTTTAATGCCTCAGAGGGGGAAGCTTAATTGGAATTTTCCAATTACTGTTGAAGGATTAGTTTCTTTAGGTCGAGTCAATCATTCGAAATCAACTTGTTGTGAATTAGAAGCGGCTCTTCAACGTGTTGGAATATCTCATTTAGCAAAAAGGCGACTTGATTCTTTATCCGGTGGTCAGCAACAAAGAGCATTACTCGCAAAAACCTTGATGAATCCTGCCGAAATATTTCTACTTGATGAACCTTGTGCCGCATTTGATCCCCCCGCAAAGGAAGATTTCCTATTAATCATCCGTCAGTTAGCTGATTCTGGATTGACAGTGTTCGTCAGTAGTCACGATTGGGGAACATCATTAAATGCTTATGACAAGGTTGTTGTTCTAGATAAGATTATTTTGGCTTCTGGTAACCCTGAAGAGGTGCAGGAAAAACTTAGTTCAATTAATTATCTGAGATGGAAAATATAG